The proteins below come from a single Natranaerofaba carboxydovora genomic window:
- the hcp gene encoding hydroxylamine reductase: protein MSEMFCYQCQEAAKNEGCSKKGVCGKTSDVANLQDLLLHTLKGLSYVTTNLREKGESDKEVDNFIMEGLFATLTNTNFDRESFINKINEAIKLRDKLKGKLDSDAINSLDGDLKDAVNWSPGSEAEFDEKGKEVGVLATENEDVRSLRELLTYGLKGIAAYGYHAENLGYSDDNIHKFMQEALAKTLDDSLSGDDLTNLVLECGKYGVDVMSLLDKANTETYGNPEISKVKTGVGDKPGILVSGHDLKDLEELLEQTKGQGVDVYTHGEMLPAHYYPAFKKYDHFVGNYGSAWPNQDKEFEAFGGPILMTTNCLIPPKDSYKDRVYTTGVTGFEGLTHIPESSDGKQKDYSQIIEHAKKCSAPKELENGEIVGGFAHNAVLSLADKVVDAVKQGHIKKFVVMAGCDGRHNSRDYYTDFAKSLPEDTVILTAGCAKYRYNKLDLGDIGGIPRVLDAGQCNDSYSLAVIALKLKEVFDLEDINQLPIVYNIAWYEQKACLVLLALLHLGVKNIHLGPTLPAFLSPNVANVLVENFGIGGVSTVEEDIEKMIK, encoded by the coding sequence ATGAGTGAAATGTTTTGTTATCAATGTCAGGAAGCAGCCAAAAATGAAGGGTGCAGTAAAAAGGGAGTCTGTGGAAAAACAAGTGATGTAGCTAACCTACAGGATTTACTTCTACACACTTTAAAGGGGTTATCCTATGTAACCACAAACCTTAGAGAAAAAGGCGAATCTGACAAAGAAGTAGACAACTTTATTATGGAAGGGCTATTTGCCACTCTAACCAACACAAATTTCGATAGAGAAAGTTTTATTAATAAAATCAATGAAGCCATCAAACTAAGAGATAAACTTAAAGGTAAACTAGACAGCGATGCAATTAACAGTCTAGACGGCGATCTTAAAGATGCAGTTAACTGGTCCCCTGGCTCTGAAGCTGAGTTTGATGAAAAAGGTAAAGAAGTAGGTGTTTTGGCTACAGAAAATGAAGATGTTCGTTCTTTAAGAGAGTTATTAACTTATGGCCTTAAAGGAATAGCAGCATATGGTTATCATGCAGAAAATTTAGGCTACAGTGATGATAATATCCATAAATTCATGCAAGAGGCTCTTGCCAAAACTCTTGATGATAGTCTAAGTGGTGATGATTTAACAAATCTTGTCCTTGAGTGCGGAAAATATGGAGTAGACGTAATGTCACTACTTGACAAAGCCAATACAGAAACTTACGGAAATCCAGAGATTAGCAAAGTTAAAACTGGTGTAGGGGACAAACCTGGTATTTTGGTAAGTGGTCACGACCTTAAAGACTTAGAGGAACTACTTGAACAAACAAAAGGTCAAGGGGTAGATGTATACACTCACGGCGAAATGCTGCCAGCTCACTACTACCCTGCATTCAAAAAATATGATCACTTTGTAGGAAACTATGGAAGCGCCTGGCCAAATCAGGACAAAGAATTTGAAGCTTTTGGCGGACCTATATTAATGACAACTAACTGTCTAATACCACCAAAAGATTCTTACAAAGATAGAGTATATACCACAGGAGTGACTGGGTTTGAAGGGCTAACTCATATACCAGAATCTTCTGATGGCAAGCAAAAAGATTACAGCCAAATTATTGAGCATGCTAAAAAATGCAGTGCTCCAAAAGAACTTGAAAATGGTGAGATAGTAGGTGGATTTGCCCATAATGCTGTGCTATCCCTCGCTGACAAAGTTGTAGATGCTGTTAAACAAGGGCATATCAAGAAGTTTGTTGTTATGGCCGGCTGTGATGGAAGACATAACTCAAGGGATTATTATACTGATTTTGCAAAGTCACTACCTGAAGATACTGTAATATTAACCGCAGGGTGTGCCAAGTACAGATACAACAAGCTAGACCTAGGTGACATCGGGGGAATTCCAAGAGTATTAGATGCAGGACAGTGTAATGATTCATACTCACTAGCAGTAATTGCATTAAAGTTAAAAGAAGTATTTGATCTTGAAGATATCAATCAACTTCCAATAGTATATAATATCGCATGGTATGAGCAAAAAGCCTGTCTAGTACTTCTAGCCCTACTGCACCTTGGTG
- a CDS encoding ATP-binding protein, which translates to MKRKIVEINEKRCDGCGLCVEACHEGAIEIINGKAKLVKDEYCDGLGDCLPACPQDAIEIIEREAKPFDEEAVKERMADLGKTPPESFGCPGAAQINKAKNDKKNLEEKKKESSANIELESELNQWPIQLKLVNPYADYFAGANVLIAADCVAYAYAAMHQDFIKDHITLIGCPKLDDINEYLEKVTEIFKENEIQSITVLRMEVPCCAGIVNMTSRAYEESGLQIPYRQVTIGIEGNIISDEKGGK; encoded by the coding sequence ATGAAAAGAAAAATTGTAGAAATAAACGAAAAACGCTGTGACGGCTGCGGACTATGTGTAGAAGCTTGTCATGAAGGGGCAATTGAGATTATAAACGGCAAAGCAAAACTTGTAAAAGACGAATACTGTGACGGGCTAGGAGATTGTCTTCCGGCATGTCCACAGGACGCAATAGAAATTATCGAGCGCGAAGCAAAACCTTTTGATGAGGAAGCTGTAAAAGAAAGAATGGCCGACTTAGGAAAAACCCCACCAGAAAGCTTTGGCTGTCCAGGAGCAGCGCAAATTAATAAAGCAAAAAACGACAAGAAAAATTTAGAAGAAAAGAAAAAAGAATCTAGTGCAAATATAGAACTTGAATCCGAACTTAACCAGTGGCCAATCCAGCTAAAGTTAGTTAACCCTTATGCAGATTACTTTGCAGGAGCTAATGTACTAATAGCTGCAGACTGTGTGGCTTATGCTTACGCAGCAATGCACCAGGACTTTATCAAAGACCATATTACTCTAATAGGGTGTCCAAAGCTAGATGATATAAATGAATATCTAGAAAAAGTAACAGAAATTTTCAAGGAAAATGAGATCCAAAGCATCACCGTTCTTAGAATGGAAGTTCCATGTTGTGCAGGTATAGTCAATATGACTAGCAGAGCTTATGAAGAATCAGGGCTTCAGATTCCTTATCGTCAAGTTACGATAGGGATTGAAGGAAATATAATTTCAGACGAAAAGGGAGGAAAATAA
- the cutA gene encoding divalent-cation tolerance protein CutA: MFYITAETMKEAEAISKQLVEDRLVACVNVFPRIRSFFYWEDKAKSEDEVLMIGKTRTALVEKLIERVNELHSYTVPCVVTWEIDKGDPEFLGWIDEETL; encoded by the coding sequence ATGTTTTACATAACGGCAGAAACAATGAAAGAAGCAGAAGCTATTTCAAAACAATTAGTTGAAGATAGGCTCGTAGCCTGCGTTAACGTCTTTCCACGAATCAGATCATTTTTCTACTGGGAAGACAAGGCCAAAAGCGAAGATGAAGTTTTAATGATAGGAAAAACCAGAACAGCTCTGGTCGAAAAACTAATTGAAAGGGTAAATGAACTACACTCTTATACAGTACCTTGCGTTGTCACATGGGAAATCGACAAAGGGGATCCTGAGTTTCTTGGTTGGATAGATGAAGAAACCTTGTAA
- a CDS encoding Crp/Fnr family transcriptional regulator, translating into MLSTNDMRALQKCRLFKKKCQEGLEGLLNRINVKINWYDKNELIVTEGDRADYLGIVLEGSVEVKKIFPSGKSISMARLSVGETFGEAVLFSAENVYPATIISPIKTKVMLIKKDQLEKLITLDRHISITFLETLSDRLLLLNKKIQILSLDTLRKKIAMYLLGESTRQESESIKLPFSREIWAEHLGVARPSLSRELTQMQDEGLINLDNKKCIVISDMDALEEEILK; encoded by the coding sequence ATGCTTTCGACTAATGATATGAGGGCTTTGCAAAAGTGTAGGCTTTTTAAGAAAAAATGCCAGGAAGGACTAGAAGGCCTGCTAAATAGAATAAATGTAAAAATTAACTGGTATGATAAGAATGAATTGATAGTTACTGAAGGGGACAGGGCAGATTATTTAGGGATAGTACTCGAAGGTAGCGTAGAAGTAAAAAAGATATTTCCAAGCGGGAAAAGTATTTCAATGGCAAGGCTAAGTGTGGGTGAAACATTTGGAGAAGCTGTGCTTTTTTCTGCTGAGAATGTTTATCCTGCTACTATTATTTCGCCTATCAAAACAAAAGTAATGTTAATAAAAAAAGATCAATTAGAAAAGCTGATAACCTTAGACAGACATATTTCTATTACTTTTCTTGAAACTCTTTCTGATAGATTATTGCTGTTAAACAAAAAAATTCAAATATTATCATTAGATACATTAAGAAAAAAGATTGCAATGTATTTACTAGGTGAAAGTACTAGACAAGAATCAGAGTCTATAAAACTTCCATTTAGCAGAGAAATTTGGGCAGAGCACCTAGGGGTAGCAAGACCTTCTTTGTCCAGGGAGCTTACCCAGATGCAGGATGAAGGGTTGATAAATCTAGATAATAAGAAATGTATAGTAATAAGTGATATGGATGCGTTAGAAGAGGAAATACTAAAATGA